The DNA window ACTCATTACTCCGAACTATAATCCGTGGACAGGATGATCACCCTGAATCCGGAATCGCTTGAATCCTATTTTTTCGAACTATTGATTGAACTTTCCGAGGTAATATGAATATCATCATCACCGGTCTGATCAGCGGCAGCATGCTGGCTTTGCTGGCCATCGGTTTTTCCCTGATTTTCGGGGTGGCCCGCATCGTAAACATCGCCCATACCGCTTTTTATATGGTCGCCTCCTACTGCATCTTCGTTTTCACGGTCAAGCTCGGGTTTAATTCCGTTGCGGCCATGTTGATCGCGGTTCTGGTCGTTACCCTGTTGGGCTTGCTGGCCTATAAGTTTTTGATCAACCCCATCAGGGAACATGAAGCGGCCGTTTTGATTGCCACCATCGCTCTGGCCATGATCTTTCAAGAGGTCATGCTTTTGATCTTCACCGGAGATTACTTAAGCGTATCCTCCCTGATTGAAGGCTATTTCCAGATTTTAGGGGTCAAAGTCTTTTATCAACAATTGCTGACCTTCGGAGTGGCCCTGCTGATCCTGGGGGTCCTCTGGTTTTTGTTGATGAAGACCCGTTTGGGTCTGGCCATCCGTTCCACGGCCGAAGACCGGGAAGTGGCCAATCTGATGGGCATGAACGAAAGCCGCCTGGCGATGATCACCCTGGGCATCTCGGTGGCCCTGGCCGGGTTTACCGGGGCGGTCGTCGTGCCCCTGGCCGTGCTTAATCCCTTTATGTGGATGGAACCCCTGATCATGATGATGGCCGTTGTCGTCCTGGGCGGGCTGGGCAGCATCAAAGGGAGTTTTGTGGCTGCCTATATCCTGGGTTTTACAGAGGCCCTGGTGGTTTTCCTGATCCCCAAAGGGGCTTTCTTAAAGGGATCCATCGCCCTGTCGATCATGATTCTGGTCCTGTTGATACGGCCGGAAGGCCTCTTCGGCGTTGCTTTTGAGGAAGAGAGGTAGTATGGGTCTTGTCGGCTGGTATGTGAAAAAATTTTTCAGGCTTATTCGAGGGGAGGTGCTGGTCCTCCCCAGCCG is part of the Deltaproteobacteria bacterium genome and encodes:
- a CDS encoding branched-chain amino acid ABC transporter permease; the protein is MNIIITGLISGSMLALLAIGFSLIFGVARIVNIAHTAFYMVASYCIFVFTVKLGFNSVAAMLIAVLVVTLLGLLAYKFLINPIREHEAAVLIATIALAMIFQEVMLLIFTGDYLSVSSLIEGYFQILGVKVFYQQLLTFGVALLILGVLWFLLMKTRLGLAIRSTAEDREVANLMGMNESRLAMITLGISVALAGFTGAVVVPLAVLNPFMWMEPLIMMMAVVVLGGLGSIKGSFVAAYILGFTEALVVFLIPKGAFLKGSIALSIMILVLLIRPEGLFGVAFEEER